The Clostridioides difficile genome has a segment encoding these proteins:
- a CDS encoding VOC family protein produces MIKKIDHVVLTTNNIENCISFYKKLGFTLKKTNERYELYSGDFKINVHLKGHELSPHSKNVQTGSADLCFEINTNIDMTKTNLEQNGIQIEQGIVERTGVFGKMKSLYLRDPDGNLIELSSYGE; encoded by the coding sequence ATGATAAAAAAAATAGACCATGTAGTCCTTACTACTAATAATATAGAAAACTGTATCAGCTTTTATAAAAAACTTGGTTTTACATTAAAGAAAACAAATGAAAGATATGAACTTTACTCTGGAGATTTCAAAATAAATGTCCATTTAAAAGGTCATGAACTTTCACCCCACAGCAAAAACGTACAAACAGGTAGTGCTGATTTGTGTTTTGAGATAAATACTAATATTGACATGACAAAAACAAACTTAGAACAAAATGGGATTCAAATTGAGCAAGGAATTGTAGAACGCACGGGAGTCTTTGGTAAAATGAAGTCTCTTTACTTAAGAGACCCTGATGGAAATTTAATCGAATTGTCAAGTTATGGAGAATAA
- a CDS encoding ABC transporter permease: protein MNLFIKECKNILKSTVYYIFIVVLVVFYISQFGDSVSEDVSKNIPNEGNPLVAPQRVENIDEYYLKHNQYPYGQKESLKSDKVIPSATISLIREYQENLYIAYPVGIAKHIKLDESNTKIIEKYIEEITGNSIDEINSIWKSGENIEVNSSKLSFERFQEIMQSVDKILGGGSAYSIDKLQRFGTIPVTYEEAMQDYNYTIQNDKVTNGYARIFCDYIGIILSIFPVFVAVFMSMKDRRSRMSEIVYSKQASTSKIILSRYFALVFMMILPVLILGIKDLLPLISFARDEGISIDNLAFIKYTLWWLLPTLMIVTAIGMSLTVLTDTPVAIIVQLIWWFYSINSIGLKGDYPSMGLMIRHNNVLNGTIIAENFNAIMSNRLLMGLGALIIVLLTIFLYEQKRRGNLNVGSKFSKLFSFNKRKLQIKHSN, encoded by the coding sequence ATGAATCTATTTATAAAAGAGTGTAAAAACATATTAAAAAGTACAGTTTATTATATTTTTATTGTAGTATTAGTAGTTTTCTATATCTCACAATTTGGAGATTCAGTTTCAGAAGATGTAAGCAAAAATATTCCTAATGAAGGGAATCCATTGGTTGCCCCTCAAAGAGTAGAAAATATTGATGAATATTACTTAAAGCACAATCAATATCCATATGGTCAAAAAGAATCTTTGAAGTCTGATAAAGTGATTCCAAGCGCAACTATAAGTTTAATTAGAGAATATCAAGAAAATTTATATATAGCGTATCCAGTGGGAATTGCTAAACATATAAAACTAGATGAAAGTAATACCAAAATTATAGAGAAGTATATTGAGGAGATAACTGGTAACAGTATTGATGAAATAAATTCAATTTGGAAGAGTGGAGAAAATATAGAAGTAAATTCTTCTAAATTATCATTTGAAAGATTTCAAGAAATAATGCAAAGTGTAGATAAAATTTTAGGTGGTGGGTCTGCATATTCTATTGATAAATTGCAAAGATTTGGTACGATTCCAGTTACTTATGAAGAAGCTATGCAAGATTATAACTATACAATACAAAACGATAAGGTAACTAATGGTTATGCAAGAATTTTTTGTGACTATATAGGCATAATTTTAAGTATATTTCCAGTCTTCGTAGCAGTCTTTATGTCAATGAAAGACAGACGTTCAAGAATGAGTGAAATTGTTTATTCAAAACAAGCATCAACATCTAAAATAATTTTATCAAGATATTTTGCTCTTGTATTTATGATGATATTGCCAGTCTTAATCTTAGGCATAAAAGACTTGCTTCCTTTGATTTCATTTGCTAGGGATGAAGGAATTTCTATTGATAATTTAGCATTTATAAAATATACATTGTGGTGGCTATTACCAACTCTTATGATAGTTACAGCTATAGGAATGAGTCTGACTGTGTTAACAGATACACCAGTAGCAATTATTGTCCAACTAATTTGGTGGTTTTATAGTATAAACTCTATAGGTCTTAAAGGGGATTATCCATCAATGGGACTAATGATAAGACATAATAATGTACTAAATGGAACTATCATAGCAGAAAACTTTAATGCTATTATGAGTAATAGACTTTTAATGGGTTTAGGAGCATTAATAATTGTCTTGTTAACTATATTCTTATATGAACAAAAAAGAAGGGGGAATCTTAATGTTGGTTCAAAGTTTTCAAAATTATTTAGTTTTAATAAAAGAAAACTTCAAATTAAGCACTCTAATTAA
- a CDS encoding YfbM family protein has protein sequence MGMIGSYFRTSEENILKLQQSTDNLVDFIFSDVQEDNSINIDKAWHAIQFTLTGCPFGGDDDNIFSKLVLSGNVFMEIEGEFYPMLITANDVKKLSEAMNNLEEQEFRRKFSVNEMLENEIYPVMDDEDEDEFFEYVWANLIELKNFIQIASNEGQAVIFCIM, from the coding sequence ATGGGTATGATAGGAAGTTATTTTAGAACAAGCGAAGAAAATATTTTGAAATTACAACAATCAACAGACAACTTAGTGGATTTTATTTTTTCAGATGTACAGGAAGATAACAGCATTAATATTGATAAAGCATGGCATGCCATTCAATTTACATTGACTGGTTGTCCTTTTGGTGGAGATGATGATAATATTTTTAGTAAATTAGTGTTGAGTGGAAATGTATTTATGGAAATTGAAGGGGAATTCTATCCCATGTTGATTACAGCTAATGATGTAAAAAAACTATCAGAGGCAATGAACAATTTGGAAGAACAAGAATTTAGAAGAAAATTTAGTGTCAATGAAATGTTAGAAAATGAAATTTATCCTGTTATGGATGATGAAGATGAGGATGAATTTTTTGAATATGTATGGGCTAATTTAATTGAACTTAAAAATTTTATACAAATAGCTTCTAATGAGGGTCAAGCTGTAATCTTTTGTATAATGTAA
- a CDS encoding AIM24 family protein, whose product MDLSKKVKILENTSDGRNEFEILEFEKLEGASSPMMAMGLYFAREAGLKARQIKIKLNNSSIKTEAGALYYYKGKISSETKIGGVGGLFKKGISGALTNESMMKPTYKGTGEVYLEPSFKHYLFMSLDNDSIIVDKGLFYCCSDTIEVKAFTQKNFSSALLGGEGFFQIELSGTGVVVLECVVPQSEIVEYELSNGEELKVDGNFAIARTSGVNFSVTKSDKSLIGSALNGEGFLNTFTGNGTVWLAPTQVMYEKLSFGAMPTNDNMNNKVSRQK is encoded by the coding sequence ATGGATTTAAGCAAAAAAGTAAAAATTTTAGAGAATACATCAGATGGTAGAAATGAATTTGAAATATTAGAATTTGAAAAACTTGAAGGAGCTTCTAGCCCAATGATGGCAATGGGATTATATTTTGCTAGAGAAGCTGGCTTGAAAGCTAGACAAATTAAGATAAAATTAAATAATTCATCAATAAAAACAGAAGCTGGTGCTTTGTACTATTATAAGGGAAAAATATCTTCTGAAACTAAAATTGGTGGTGTTGGAGGTCTTTTCAAAAAAGGAATATCAGGAGCGCTTACTAATGAGTCAATGATGAAACCTACATATAAGGGTACTGGTGAAGTTTACTTAGAGCCTTCTTTTAAACATTATTTATTTATGAGCCTTGATAATGATTCCATAATCGTCGATAAAGGTCTATTCTATTGTTGCTCTGATACTATAGAAGTAAAGGCATTTACTCAAAAGAACTTCTCTTCTGCTTTACTTGGTGGTGAAGGTTTCTTCCAAATAGAGTTAAGTGGTACTGGTGTAGTTGTTCTAGAATGTGTTGTACCTCAGAGTGAAATTGTAGAATACGAATTGAGCAATGGAGAAGAATTAAAAGTGGATGGTAACTTTGCAATAGCAAGAACATCTGGAGTTAATTTTTCTGTTACAAAATCAGATAAATCTTTAATTGGTTCTGCTTTAAATGGCGAAGGTTTCTTAAATACATTTACTGGAAATGGTACAGTTTGGCTAGCTCCTACTCAAGTAATGTACGAAAAACTAAGCTTTGGAGCAATGCCTACTAATGATAATATGAATAATAAAGTTTCTAGACAAAAATAG
- the rnr gene encoding ribonuclease R has protein sequence MIPGLKESLLGLINESAYNPLKKEELAEIFDIHSSEMPMFYNFLEELEEDGYVCFTKKGKMISPNQMGYFVGKFTSHKKGFGFVESDAEYTQDLFISSDNINGAMHNDRVMAEIVVPATEEKRAEGRIVKIIKREITKIVGTFQSSKTFGFVTPDNKKFTKDVYIPKRYFSGAVDNDKVVCEITVWPQEDRKPEGKIIEILGQKGERGVEIDSIIREHGLPEEFPKKVLQEAEAVAVEIPDEEVKRRRDLRDLNIFTIDGDDAKDLDDAISIEVLSNGNFKLGVHIADVTHYVREKNKLDKEALKRATSVYLVDKVIPMLPKTLSNGVCSLNPFEDKLTLSIFMEIDHKGNVVKHEICESIINSKARMTYTEVSDILEKDDEKLKKTFEHVVDDFKNSETLARILMSRREKRGAIDFNFPEAKIILNGNGEVADIKPYERRISNKIIEEFMLISNETIAEHFYWMGIPFVYRIHETPSLEKMEELSKFISTFGYTIKGDKEEVHPKALQGIIEKIKGKKEEGAISTIMLRSLKQAKYSPECSGHFGLAAKFYCHFTSPIRRYPDLQIHRIIKESLNNKISGKRQEQLTTIVDYASVQSSEKERKAELAERDVHDFYKALYMKDKVGQEFEGVVSSVTSFGIFVELGNTIEGLIRLANMNDDYYIYDESSYSVLGERTKKSYKIGDLVKIKVEGVNVDFKEIDFEIVEKIEE, from the coding sequence ATGATACCAGGACTTAAAGAGAGTTTGTTAGGATTGATAAACGAAAGTGCATATAATCCTCTAAAAAAGGAAGAATTAGCAGAAATTTTTGATATACATTCATCAGAAATGCCGATGTTCTATAATTTTTTAGAAGAATTAGAGGAAGATGGCTATGTATGTTTTACTAAGAAAGGTAAAATGATATCACCAAATCAAATGGGATATTTTGTTGGTAAATTTACATCACATAAAAAAGGATTCGGATTTGTAGAGTCTGATGCTGAATATACACAAGATTTATTTATCTCAAGTGATAATATAAATGGAGCTATGCATAATGATAGAGTTATGGCAGAGATAGTTGTACCTGCAACTGAAGAAAAAAGAGCAGAAGGAAGAATCGTAAAAATTATAAAGAGGGAAATAACTAAAATAGTAGGTACTTTTCAATCAAGTAAAACTTTTGGATTTGTAACACCAGATAATAAAAAATTTACTAAGGATGTATATATACCTAAAAGATATTTTAGTGGAGCAGTAGATAATGATAAGGTAGTTTGTGAAATTACAGTATGGCCACAAGAAGATAGAAAACCAGAAGGAAAGATTATAGAAATACTGGGTCAAAAAGGTGAAAGAGGAGTAGAAATAGACTCTATAATAAGAGAACATGGTCTTCCAGAAGAATTTCCTAAGAAGGTTTTGCAAGAAGCAGAAGCTGTAGCTGTTGAAATTCCAGACGAAGAGGTAAAAAGAAGAAGAGATTTAAGAGATTTAAATATATTTACTATAGATGGAGATGACGCAAAAGATTTAGATGATGCTATATCAATAGAGGTATTATCTAATGGAAACTTTAAATTAGGTGTTCATATAGCTGATGTTACACATTATGTAAGAGAAAAAAATAAATTAGATAAAGAAGCTTTAAAAAGGGCTACATCTGTGTATTTAGTAGATAAAGTAATTCCAATGTTACCAAAGACTCTTTCTAATGGAGTGTGTAGTTTAAATCCATTTGAAGACAAATTAACTCTTTCTATATTTATGGAAATAGACCATAAGGGAAATGTAGTTAAGCATGAAATATGTGAATCTATAATAAATTCAAAAGCTAGAATGACTTATACAGAAGTATCTGATATATTAGAAAAAGATGATGAAAAGCTTAAAAAGACTTTCGAACATGTTGTAGATGATTTTAAAAATTCTGAAACTTTGGCTAGAATTCTTATGTCAAGAAGAGAAAAAAGAGGAGCTATAGATTTTAACTTCCCAGAAGCAAAGATAATTCTAAATGGAAATGGAGAAGTTGCAGATATAAAACCATATGAAAGAAGAATTTCTAATAAAATAATAGAAGAGTTTATGCTTATAAGTAATGAAACAATTGCTGAACATTTTTACTGGATGGGTATACCATTTGTGTATAGAATACATGAAACACCATCTTTAGAAAAAATGGAAGAATTGAGTAAATTTATATCTACATTTGGATATACAATAAAAGGTGATAAAGAAGAAGTACATCCAAAGGCATTACAAGGAATAATAGAGAAGATAAAAGGCAAAAAAGAAGAGGGAGCAATCAGTACTATAATGCTTCGTTCTTTAAAACAGGCTAAGTATTCACCAGAATGTAGTGGACACTTTGGGTTAGCAGCTAAATTCTATTGTCATTTTACTTCACCAATAAGAAGATATCCTGACCTTCAAATTCATAGAATAATAAAAGAGTCTTTAAATAATAAGATAAGTGGAAAGAGACAAGAGCAGCTTACTACTATAGTAGATTATGCATCTGTTCAATCATCTGAAAAAGAAAGAAAAGCTGAGTTAGCTGAAAGAGATGTACATGACTTCTATAAGGCTCTTTACATGAAGGATAAAGTTGGTCAAGAGTTTGAAGGCGTTGTATCTAGTGTCACTTCATTTGGAATATTTGTTGAGCTAGGTAATACTATAGAAGGACTGATAAGACTTGCAAATATGAATGATGACTATTATATCTATGACGAAAGTTCTTATAGTGTGTTAGGTGAGAGAACTAAGAAGTCATATAAAATAGGTGACCTTGTTAAGATAAAAGTTGAAGGTGTAAATGTAGATTTTAAAGAGATTGATTTTGAGATAGTTGAAAAGATTGAAGAATAA
- a CDS encoding ABC transporter permease, with translation MLVQSFQNYLVLIKENFKLSTLINLICSIGMLCLIPFIQGVANLDSVSAAICLENYVVIVGIIMLVPIFYLEQSKEIDEIVSSKSVSQVVIQLIRIIMSIISMIVLIAGFVLVLKHLGGNFPIFRYIVGSFASAMFIGSLGMLFSNLFNNTIIGYMVSIGYLILNMMTKDKYVGNFFIMSMSRGSFDEKYWLICGSVVLIIVSLLIKLIKRRVG, from the coding sequence ATGTTGGTTCAAAGTTTTCAAAATTATTTAGTTTTAATAAAAGAAAACTTCAAATTAAGCACTCTAATTAATCTAATATGTTCAATTGGGATGTTATGTTTGATTCCATTTATACAAGGGGTAGCAAATTTAGATAGTGTTTCAGCTGCTATATGTCTTGAAAACTATGTTGTAATAGTAGGAATAATAATGCTAGTCCCTATATTTTACTTAGAGCAATCTAAGGAAATTGATGAGATAGTGTCATCAAAATCAGTATCTCAAGTAGTTATACAATTAATAAGAATAATAATGTCAATTATAAGTATGATTGTGTTAATTGCTGGATTTGTATTAGTGTTAAAACATCTTGGAGGCAATTTTCCTATATTTAGATATATTGTGGGGAGCTTTGCATCAGCTATGTTTATAGGAAGTTTAGGTATGTTATTTTCTAATTTATTTAACAATACTATTATAGGATATATGGTATCTATAGGATATTTAATTTTAAATATGATGACTAAAGATAAGTATGTTGGAAATTTCTTTATAATGTCTATGAGTCGAGGTAGCTTTGATGAGAAGTATTGGTTGATATGTGGAAGTGTTGTGTTGATAATTGTGTCTCTTTTGATAAAGCTAATAAAAAGAAGGGTTGGCTAG
- a CDS encoding YbhB/YbcL family Raf kinase inhibitor-like protein, producing the protein MKVTSTGIVNGVIEDKYGKRGTQFNKGGMPTYSLPLKFEDAPEHTVSFAVFLEDKDSVPVCGFAWIHWLAANITKDELNENESITATDFIQGTTSWHSKLGDSGRLEASVYGGMAPPDRPHVYEIHVFALDTTLNLEKGFYMNELFEAMDGHVLDAFTLKGSYSN; encoded by the coding sequence ATGAAAGTAACTAGTACAGGTATAGTAAATGGTGTTATAGAAGATAAATATGGAAAAAGAGGAACTCAATTTAACAAAGGTGGTATGCCTACATATTCACTACCTCTAAAATTTGAAGATGCTCCAGAGCATACAGTGTCCTTTGCTGTATTTTTAGAGGACAAAGATTCAGTTCCTGTATGTGGATTTGCATGGATACATTGGCTAGCTGCAAATATAACAAAAGATGAATTAAATGAAAATGAAAGCATAACAGCTACTGATTTTATTCAAGGAACTACTAGTTGGCATAGTAAATTAGGTGATAGTGGTAGATTAGAAGCTAGTGTATATGGTGGTATGGCTCCTCCAGATAGACCACATGTTTATGAAATACATGTGTTTGCACTTGATACTACTCTTAATCTTGAAAAAGGATTTTATATGAATGAGCTTTTTGAAGCCATGGATGGACATGTTTTAGATGCATTTACACTTAAAGGAAGCTATTCTAATTAA
- a CDS encoding helix-turn-helix transcriptional regulator — protein MKLREEYTCPLELTHDMIKGKWKSIILWRLRIGPTSLSKLEKEINGINQKMLLEQLKELIEFGLVDKKTYEGYPLKVEYSLTPIRGKQMLDALSIMQDIGINFMLENGMEDILEEKGLL, from the coding sequence TTGAAGCTTCGTGAAGAATATACATGTCCATTAGAACTAACACATGATATGATAAAAGGTAAATGGAAGTCTATTATATTATGGAGGTTACGTATAGGTCCAACTTCTCTATCAAAACTAGAAAAAGAGATTAATGGAATCAACCAAAAAATGTTGCTTGAACAGCTTAAAGAATTAATTGAATTTGGATTGGTTGATAAAAAAACCTATGAAGGATATCCACTTAAAGTTGAATATTCACTTACACCTATTCGAGGAAAACAGATGTTAGATGCTTTATCTATAATGCAAGATATAGGAATTAATTTTATGCTAGAGAATGGTATGGAAGATATTCTTGAGGAAAAGGGACTTTTATAG
- a CDS encoding rhodanese-like domain-containing protein: protein MKKRLLSLILCIAMIVTLLVGCSNNNSNEASNKDANAEKVTAEPVDTTKVFVSPKWVKSVIDGNQPESKNYVIAEGSWGATEQNEGYLKQHIPGAIHIDTDSLEYDNDEGVKDFDNYNIKPADVVEKVLLSNGITSDTTVILYGSDSGVDRIAFICLWAGVKNVKVMDGSIEAWKDAKYDVEKGAVEPKPQKEFGVKVPAHPEYVMDIKDVENNLKNDSNFRLVSIRSLEEFSGKTSGYNYIDKAGEPKGAVWGRAGADASSMQDYMNEDGSYVDFDKVLGYFKDIDVTKDTNTAFYCGTGWRATIPWLMCYENGWKNITLFDGGWWQWQTQSNLPVQVGNPKDGDVKYTTVGELSTDKAKK from the coding sequence GTGAAAAAAAGGTTATTAAGTTTAATATTATGTATAGCTATGATTGTAACATTATTAGTTGGGTGCTCAAACAACAATTCAAATGAAGCAAGCAATAAAGATGCTAATGCAGAAAAGGTTACAGCTGAGCCAGTTGATACAACAAAAGTATTTGTATCACCTAAATGGGTAAAAAGCGTTATTGATGGAAATCAACCAGAGTCTAAAAATTATGTTATTGCAGAAGGCTCATGGGGAGCTACTGAACAAAATGAGGGCTACTTGAAACAACATATACCAGGGGCTATTCATATTGATACAGACTCTTTAGAATATGATAATGATGAAGGAGTAAAAGACTTTGATAACTACAATATCAAACCAGCAGATGTAGTTGAAAAAGTATTACTTAGCAATGGAATTACATCAGATACAACTGTTATACTATATGGTTCTGATTCAGGCGTAGATAGAATAGCATTCATTTGTCTTTGGGCTGGTGTAAAAAATGTTAAAGTTATGGATGGAAGTATTGAAGCATGGAAAGATGCAAAATATGATGTAGAAAAAGGAGCAGTAGAGCCAAAACCTCAAAAAGAATTTGGAGTAAAAGTTCCAGCACATCCAGAATATGTAATGGACATAAAAGATGTAGAAAATAACTTAAAAAATGACTCTAACTTTAGACTAGTAAGTATAAGAAGTTTAGAAGAGTTCTCTGGAAAAACAAGTGGATACAATTATATTGATAAAGCTGGAGAGCCAAAGGGTGCTGTATGGGGACGTGCAGGTGCTGATGCAAGCAGTATGCAAGATTATATGAATGAAGATGGAAGTTATGTAGATTTTGATAAAGTATTAGGTTATTTTAAAGATATTGATGTAACAAAAGATACAAATACAGCATTTTATTGTGGAACTGGATGGAGAGCAACTATTCCTTGGTTAATGTGCTATGAAAATGGATGGAAAAACATCACTTTATTTGATGGTGGATGGTGGCAATGGCAAACACAATCTAATCTGCCAGTACAAGTAGGAAATCCTAAAGATGGGGATGTTAAGTACACAACTGTAGGTGAATTATCAACTGATAAAGCTAAAAAATAA
- a CDS encoding ABC transporter ATP-binding protein, with amino-acid sequence MEMKISVSNLSKRFGSKMALENVNIEIDSGMFGLLGRNGAGKTTFMRILATLLSKTDGSIDMCGIPIEKTKEIRNMVGYLPQDFSMYPNMTVYEAMDYLAVLSNIPSGKRRKIINKLLSKVNLTNHQRVKVKSLSGGMNRRLGIAQALIHNPKVLIVDEPTAGLDPEERIRFRNLLCEIANDRIVILSTHIVGDIEATCENIAILDNGKVIYNGTTEALSKLADGKVYSIEVDKKDIENIKNRFVVIGMLTQGGKATLRIISKDKPFETAIECIPTIEDGYMLMMGGEKI; translated from the coding sequence ATGGAAATGAAAATATCAGTGTCTAATCTCAGTAAAAGGTTTGGTTCAAAAATGGCTCTTGAAAATGTAAACATTGAAATTGATAGTGGAATGTTTGGACTTTTGGGAAGAAATGGAGCAGGAAAAACAACATTTATGCGAATTCTAGCTACTTTGCTATCAAAAACAGATGGCTCAATAGATATGTGTGGGATTCCTATAGAAAAAACAAAAGAAATTAGAAATATGGTTGGTTATCTTCCTCAAGATTTTTCAATGTATCCAAATATGACAGTGTATGAAGCAATGGATTATCTAGCTGTTTTATCAAATATACCATCAGGAAAAAGAAGAAAAATTATCAATAAGTTATTAAGCAAAGTAAATTTAACTAATCATCAAAGAGTAAAAGTAAAATCTTTATCTGGAGGTATGAATAGAAGACTTGGAATTGCACAAGCGCTTATTCACAATCCTAAAGTTTTAATAGTAGATGAACCAACAGCAGGACTTGACCCAGAAGAGCGTATACGATTTAGAAATTTACTATGTGAGATTGCTAATGATAGAATAGTTATATTATCAACACATATTGTGGGGGATATAGAAGCAACGTGTGAAAATATAGCTATATTGGATAATGGAAAAGTTATATATAATGGAACGACTGAGGCATTGTCAAAACTTGCTGATGGAAAGGTATATAGTATTGAAGTAGATAAAAAAGACATAGAAAATATAAAAAATAGATTTGTAGTTATAGGTATGTTGACTCAAGGTGGAAAAGCTACACTTAGAATCATATCAAAAGACAAACCTTTTGAAACAGCAATAGAATGTATTCCAACTATCGAAGATGGCTATATGCTTATGATGGGAGGAGAGAAGATATGA
- the secG gene encoding preprotein translocase subunit SecG, which produces MGNILMGVQVVLGILLVISIMPQDSKNALPSEFGGEGSQAYFKPKGKQAFLARVTKITAVLFFINALALLIVKK; this is translated from the coding sequence ATGGGCAACATTTTAATGGGTGTGCAAGTAGTACTAGGGATTTTACTAGTAATTAGCATAATGCCTCAAGATTCTAAGAATGCTTTACCTTCAGAGTTTGGTGGAGAAGGAAGTCAAGCTTACTTTAAACCAAAAGGAAAACAAGCATTTCTTGCTAGAGTTACAAAAATAACAGCAGTATTATTTTTTATAAATGCATTGGCACTACTTATAGTTAAGAAGTAG
- a CDS encoding DNA alkylation repair protein has translation MEEVIAKIITIENGFKEIENIAKKIVKNNDSKKCYYLSIYLYRSEYYQVRELAVFILGFISIHISEALLFLKNNVSKDENWRVQEILAKSFDYYCSEVGYDKSLPVIKEWLSSDNPNIKRAVTEGLRVWTIRDYFKTNPTVAISLLSSLKDEDSEYLRKSVGNALRDISKKHPDLVKNELNSWDVSNKKVELVYKLASKRILAK, from the coding sequence TTGGAAGAAGTAATTGCAAAGATTATTACCATAGAAAATGGTTTTAAAGAAATTGAAAATATTGCTAAAAAAATTGTGAAGAATAATGACTCAAAGAAATGTTATTATCTATCAATTTACTTATATAGATCAGAATACTATCAAGTAAGAGAATTAGCAGTGTTTATATTAGGCTTTATATCAATACATATTTCTGAAGCCTTATTATTTTTAAAAAACAATGTGAGTAAAGATGAAAACTGGAGGGTACAAGAAATATTAGCTAAATCATTTGATTATTATTGCAGTGAAGTTGGATATGATAAATCACTTCCTGTGATAAAAGAATGGTTAAGTTCTGACAATCCAAATATAAAGAGAGCTGTGACAGAGGGTCTTAGAGTTTGGACTATCCGAGACTATTTTAAAACCAACCCCACTGTAGCTATATCATTACTTTCTAGTTTGAAAGATGAGGACAGTGAATACTTAAGAAAATCTGTTGGAAATGCTCTCAGAGATATAAGTAAAAAACATCCAGATTTAGTAAAAAATGAATTAAACTCATGGGATGTTTCAAATAAAAAAGTTGAACTTGTATATAAACTTGCTTCAAAACGTATTTTGGCAAAATAA
- a CDS encoding AEC family transporter: MENLILSINVVLPLFLTMSLGYALKKLGLFDEHTLNKMNNVCFKSFLPLLLFFNIYNTDLNGSLNLKLMAVAVISIFSIFLLLVFVIPKVEKDNKTRGALIQGIFRSNFVIFGIPVTISLFGDKNIGVTSLLIAVIVPMFNVLSVVILEIFRGGKINIKHMIKGVLTNPLIIASVIGLIMLILNIDIPEFLHKTIGDISKIATPLSLIILGGSFSFSAIKGHIRPIILGVFGKLILVPAIFLPISIFLGFRNVELASLMIMLSAPTAISSFTMAQQMNSDSELAGQIVVFTSAFSIITVFIIIFILKQYNLI, from the coding sequence TTGGAAAATTTAATTCTATCTATAAATGTCGTTCTCCCTTTGTTTCTCACAATGTCACTTGGGTATGCTCTGAAAAAATTGGGTTTATTTGATGAACATACTTTAAATAAAATGAATAATGTTTGTTTCAAATCTTTCCTGCCATTATTATTATTTTTTAATATATACAATACGGATTTAAATGGCTCTCTCAACCTCAAACTTATGGCTGTAGCTGTTATAAGTATTTTTTCAATCTTTTTACTCTTAGTTTTTGTTATACCTAAAGTTGAAAAAGATAATAAAACAAGAGGTGCTTTAATACAAGGTATATTTCGCAGTAACTTTGTTATATTTGGTATACCTGTAACAATCTCACTATTTGGTGATAAAAACATCGGTGTTACATCTTTGTTAATTGCAGTTATTGTTCCTATGTTCAATGTATTGTCAGTCGTAATACTTGAAATTTTTAGAGGTGGTAAAATAAATATAAAGCACATGATTAAAGGTGTTTTAACAAATCCACTCATAATCGCTTCTGTAATAGGATTGATAATGCTCATTTTAAATATTGATATACCTGAATTTTTACATAAAACGATTGGTGATATTTCTAAAATTGCTACTCCTCTATCACTTATAATTCTAGGGGGGTCTTTTAGCTTTTCTGCTATAAAGGGACATATAAGACCTATTATACTGGGGGTGTTTGGAAAACTTATTCTTGTACCTGCTATATTTCTACCAATCAGCATTTTCCTTGGATTTAGAAATGTAGAATTAGCCTCACTTATGATAATGTTATCTGCTCCAACTGCTATTTCTTCATTTACAATGGCTCAACAGATGAATTCTGATAGTGAGTTGGCTGGACAAATTGTAGTATTTACTTCTGCATTTTCCATAATTACAGTATTTATAATAATATTTATCTTAAAACAGTATAATCTTATTTAG